The genomic segment TATGCCGGCTTTGTGCAGATATGATTTTGCATCTGCTATCGTGTATTCTCGGAAATGAAAGATGGATGCAGCGAGCACGGCATCTGCTTTTCCTGCTTGAAATCCATCGCGTAAGTGCTCCAGGTTGCCGGCACCGCCCGAGGCAATGACAGGAATACTGACCAGTTTATCCAGTGCCTCGAGCAGATCGAGATCATACCCGTCTTTGGTCCCGTCGCGGTCCATAGAGGTGACAAGGAGTTCGCCGGCACCACGATCAGCTGCTTCTTTAGCCCACGCGAGCGCGTCGATGCCTGTAGGTTTACGCCCGCCATGCGTAAACACTTCCCATCTGAGCGGATTGTCGCTTACACGCTTTGCATCGATGGCAACCACAATGCACTGTGAACCAAAAGCTGTTGCCCCTTCTTCGATGAGCGCCGGGTTTTTTAATGCCGCTGAGTTAACAGACACTTTATCTGCACCCGCATTCAGCATGGCACGCATATCTTCGACCGACCTGATGCCACCACCAACGGTGAGAGGGATAAATACCTGGTCTGCTGTTTTGCGCACCACATCCCGCATAATCCCACGATCTTCGTGTGTCGCAGTTATGTCTAGAAATACCAGTTCATCAGCACCCGACTGGTCGTAGAATTTGGCCTGGTCAACCGGGTCGCCGGCATCAACGATGTCCACAAACTTGACGCCTTTTACAACGCGTCCCTGATCAACATCAAGACAAGGGATAATCCGCTTTGCTACCATGGATTGATATGGGGAGAGGCAGGGCTTGCAACTAGCAGTCGCGCAGCTTTGCCGTGGAAAATTCGTTGAGGTTGACGTCGTCTTTTTGGTGCCAACACCAGATCTGCTGGCATGGGAATTTGTTTTCGTAAAGTGCCCGGCCTACGATAATGGAATCAACTTTTTTGGCTTTGAGTTCAGCAATTTTGATCAGGTGGGTGTAGTCACCGACGCCACCTGAGGCTGTAATGCAGACTTTAGACAGGCGAGCAGCCATAGCCAGGTAAGCCTCTGTGTTTGGCCCTTCCATGGTACCATCGCGGCTGATATCTGTATAGACAATGCGTCGGCATCCTCTCTTTTCCATGTCGAGGGCCAATTCGATAGCGTCGATGCCACTGCCGGCCAGCCAGCCGTCTGTTCGCACTTCACCATCTTTTGCGTCGATGCCGACTACAATGCGATGGGAGCCAAATTTTTCAACCGCTTCTGAAACCAGCTCCGGATTCTTCACCGCAGCTGTGCCGATGATCACCCGATAAATGCCCAACCCGAGCGCTGCTTCAATATCCGCCATCGTACGAATACCACCACCCAGTTGTACCGGGATATCGAGGGCTTCACAAATAGCTTTGATAACGGTGCGGTTGGGTGCTGATCCTTCTTTGTCGCCGCGCGCTGCGTCGAGATCTACCACGTGCAAAACTTTGGTATTCTGGACGCGCCAGAGCTTTGCCATCTTTACGGGGTCGTCGTAGTAGACTGTTTCTTTTTCATAAGAGCCCTGATAAAGGCGAACGCAACGGCCGCCGCGCAGGTCAATGGCTGGGATTATTAGCATCCTGGAATCCGAATTTGGAGGGCGTGAGCAACTGGGGAATACGGTTTGTCAGCTGGCGTTATCAGGGGCGCTAGATGGACAGGTGGGCAAAATTCTTGAGTACCAGCAATCCGTTGTCATGGCTTTTCTCGGGGTGAAACTGGACCCCAAATACGTTGTTCCTCTGAACCATGGCAGGAAAATTTATGCCGTACATGGTGTCTGCAAGGATGTCGTCAGGGTCTTCTACGGCTGCGTGATAAGAGTGTACAAAATAGAAATAGGCGTTCTCTCCGAGCCCTTCGAGCAGCGGGGACGGATGTCGCGGTGTTGCAACATTCCAGCCCATGTGTGGGATTTTGAGGGGCTTTTCTGGTACAACAGGCGCGTCGCCGGCAGCAACCATGGCAGGTTGATACGCATGCTTGAAGCGAACAACCCGTCCGGGCATGATGCCCAGTCCCTGGTGCTCACCCATTTCTTCGCCCACATCAAACAGCAATTGCATGCCTACGCATACGCCAAGGAAAGGCTTGCCTGAGGCGACGGCCTGATGAATGGTTGGTACAAGATTGCGCCGGCGAATTTCATCTGCACAGGCACCAAACGCGCCAACGCCGGGCAATACCACCCGATCAGCGCGCATAATATCTTCTGCTTTATCAGAACGAACCACCGTTGCGCCAACTGCTTCCAGGGCCTTTTCCATGGATCGCAGGTTACCGATGCCGTAGTCAATGATGCAGACCATTTCTGGGCCTATTGCTCTTGTTGGTAAACAGGGAAGTTTAAATACAGCCTATGCTGCATTAACCAGCAATCGTGTTTATTGCTCCTTTACTTTACTCAATTCTTTTGAGCGTTCGGTAGCTGTTGCGACAGCGTTAATCAACATGTTGCGCAGGCCATGGCTTTCGAGGGCCGCGATGGCAGAAATGGTTGTACCGCCAGGTGTGGTAACTTCATCTTTTAGTATTGCCGGATGTTTGCCAGTTTCGATGACAAGTTTGGCGGCGCCATATACGGTTTGTGCAGAGAGCGCAGACGCAATCGGGCGGGGGATCCCTTGCTTTACGCCGGCGTCTGTCAGGGCTTCAATAATCATGTAGATGTATGCCGGACCGCTGCCAGACAATCCCGTGATGGCATCCATCAAGTACTCCGGCACCACCTCTACGCTGCCTACCGCTTCGAATACAGCCCGTGCGCTGTCGAGCTCGTCGTCGCCGGCATAGTCGCCTGCGCATATGGCTGTTGCACCTTCATCCACAAGCGCGGGCGTGTTGGGCATGGTGCGCACAACGGGCAAGTTTAGTGCAAACTCATGTTGTAGTGTCTGCGTGGTAATACCGGCCAATACCGAGATTATCAGGGTTTTATCTGAAATGTGCGCTCTTATTTCTTTGATAACCTTTAGCACCATCTGC from the Bacteroidota bacterium genome contains:
- the hisA gene encoding 1-(5-phosphoribosyl)-5-[(5-phosphoribosylamino)methylideneamino]imidazole-4-carboxamide isomerase; this encodes MLIIPAIDLRGGRCVRLYQGSYEKETVYYDDPVKMAKLWRVQNTKVLHVVDLDAARGDKEGSAPNRTVIKAICEALDIPVQLGGGIRTMADIEAALGLGIYRVIIGTAAVKNPELVSEAVEKFGSHRIVVGIDAKDGEVRTDGWLAGSGIDAIELALDMEKRGCRRIVYTDISRDGTMEGPNTEAYLAMAARLSKVCITASGGVGDYTHLIKIAELKAKKVDSIIVGRALYENKFPCQQIWCWHQKDDVNLNEFSTAKLRDC
- the hisF gene encoding imidazole glycerol phosphate synthase subunit HisF, producing MVAKRIIPCLDVDQGRVVKGVKFVDIVDAGDPVDQAKFYDQSGADELVFLDITATHEDRGIMRDVVRKTADQVFIPLTVGGGIRSVEDMRAMLNAGADKVSVNSAALKNPALIEEGATAFGSQCIVVAIDAKRVSDNPLRWEVFTHGGRKPTGIDALAWAKEAADRGAGELLVTSMDRDGTKDGYDLDLLEALDKLVSIPVIASGGAGNLEHLRDGFQAGKADAVLAASIFHFREYTIADAKSYLHKAGINVRMV
- the hisH gene encoding imidazole glycerol phosphate synthase subunit HisH, which translates into the protein MVCIIDYGIGNLRSMEKALEAVGATVVRSDKAEDIMRADRVVLPGVGAFGACADEIRRRNLVPTIHQAVASGKPFLGVCVGMQLLFDVGEEMGEHQGLGIMPGRVVRFKHAYQPAMVAAGDAPVVPEKPLKIPHMGWNVATPRHPSPLLEGLGENAYFYFVHSYHAAVEDPDDILADTMYGINFPAMVQRNNVFGVQFHPEKSHDNGLLVLKNFAHLSI
- the proC gene encoding pyrroline-5-carboxylate reductase is translated as MGTSRLLANHKIAVIGAGNMGRAIIGGLLKGNDTDAGQIRATRRSARALKALAEQFPGIQTTSNNADAVADATIIILAVKPQMVLKVIKEIRAHISDKTLIISVLAGITTQTLQHEFALNLPVVRTMPNTPALVDEGATAICAGDYAGDDELDSARAVFEAVGSVEVVPEYLMDAITGLSGSGPAYIYMIIEALTDAGVKQGIPRPIASALSAQTVYGAAKLVIETGKHPAILKDEVTTPGGTTISAIAALESHGLRNMLINAVATATERSKELSKVKEQ